The bacterium genome includes a window with the following:
- the queA gene encoding tRNA preQ1(34) S-adenosylmethionine ribosyltransferase-isomerase QueA, which translates to MKTAIIDYDFPRQLIAQEPAPERDGARLMVCRREGGAPSHGTFADFPGLLRAGDVLVINDTSVYPARLLGSLDGAEAELLLLKKLAPGRYRALARPARRAGVGARFAFGGDGLVAEVVGVLAGPERVVEFFGVDDVEAAVDAAGSVPLPPYIKRPAGTTPQDAERYQTVYARRRGSVAAPTAGLHFTPALLEQIRAAGVDVVEITLHISYGTFKPIRAEALEEHEMEREEANVNRSAARAISAAKLEGRRVVAVGTTAVRAIETAGDDSGVVAPFRGETALFIYPGYRFKVVDALLTNFHLPRSSLLALVAAFAGVENVLGWYAAAVEEGYRFYSYGDAMFIY; encoded by the coding sequence ATGAAAACCGCCATTATCGATTACGACTTCCCCCGCCAACTTATCGCCCAGGAACCGGCCCCCGAGCGGGACGGGGCCCGGCTTATGGTATGTCGGCGGGAGGGGGGAGCTCCTTCCCACGGTACTTTCGCCGATTTCCCCGGTTTATTGCGGGCCGGGGACGTTTTGGTCATAAACGATACGTCCGTTTACCCGGCGCGGCTTCTGGGTTCGCTGGACGGCGCCGAGGCCGAGCTGCTGTTGCTCAAGAAGTTGGCGCCCGGGCGGTACCGGGCGTTGGCCCGGCCCGCGCGGCGGGCGGGCGTTGGCGCGCGATTTGCCTTCGGCGGCGACGGCCTGGTGGCCGAGGTCGTCGGCGTGCTGGCGGGCCCGGAACGCGTCGTCGAGTTTTTCGGCGTCGACGACGTGGAGGCGGCGGTGGACGCCGCCGGCAGCGTCCCGTTGCCGCCTTATATTAAAAGGCCGGCGGGTACCACGCCCCAGGACGCCGAACGGTACCAGACGGTATACGCCCGGCGCCGCGGCTCCGTTGCGGCTCCGACCGCCGGGTTGCATTTCACGCCCGCTTTGCTGGAACAAATCCGCGCGGCCGGCGTCGACGTAGTCGAGATAACGCTCCATATATCGTACGGCACTTTCAAACCTATTCGCGCCGAAGCCCTCGAAGAGCACGAGATGGAGCGCGAGGAGGCGAACGTGAACCGCTCGGCGGCGCGGGCGATAAGCGCGGCGAAGCTGGAGGGACGTCGCGTCGTGGCGGTGGGCACGACGGCCGTCAGGGCGATCGAGACCGCGGGCGACGACAGCGGCGTCGTGGCGCCCTTCCGCGGCGAGACGGCCTTGTTTATCTACCCCGGGTACCGGTTCAAAGTCGTGGACGCGCTGCTGACTAATTTCCACTTGCCGCGCTCGAGCTTGCTGGCGCTGGTGGCCGCGTTCGCGGGCGTCGAGAACGTATTAGGTTGGTACGCCGCCGCCGTCGA